A portion of the Nitrospirota bacterium genome contains these proteins:
- a CDS encoding PBP1A family penicillin-binding protein gives MPYNGRHDDGQLNPALNKIPFKNQSNKKKILLLLLACFLIVLLGCAGFIWSLLRDLPSIEGLRTYKPSASTRVYDENRVQIGHFAIERRTPVPLIKIPKHLFQAIIAVEDSRFMEHGGFDYWRFLKATLNNIRTLHFKEGGSTITMQLARSLFLSPEKKIKRKIKEFFLAMQIESVLSKDEILETYLNQIYLGNGAYGVQAASKVYFGKDVSELTLAESAFIAGLPKGPSDLSPYLYPERAKQRQGVVLKRMVVSGFISEEQSQEAFKQNLTFQKIQKEDEVSPYFMEYIRQYLMSNYGEEAVYKGGLIVNTPLNSQMQSSATQSIKEGLRALDKRQGFRGPIGQVESVENMKKKEGPLIQGNPFGRDEIFEGIVISVEDQFARIEAKGISGRIKLEEMLWARKGLHGKDLRNDVTYLDKASAKLILKKGNKIKLSLKKYDPATGEYNFSLEQDPLVEGALIALDPATGGIKAMVGGYDFKKSEFNRTVLAKRQPGSAFKPIIYAAALEKGKSPSNVVIDSPVIYTDSELNKTWKPENYEGKFYGPISLREALAHSRNLATIKLLEEIGIPTAIDFAKKLGMTSSFQRDLSLALGTSSVGVLELTSAYSVYADQGIYNDPYSIESVIDSNGNLLEKHELHPREAVSKEVSYMITNMLEDVVQKGTGQRARELGRQVAGKTGTTNDFGDAWFIGYTPNIVTGVWVGFDDRRSLGDREAGASAALPIWISFMRQALTILPDRSFSIPEKIVYAKINPQTGLQSSGDNTITEPFIKGFEPPQEDVSKKVPSYSDFYQMDN, from the coding sequence ATGCCTTATAATGGTAGACATGACGACGGCCAGCTCAACCCTGCTTTAAATAAAATACCCTTTAAAAATCAGAGCAATAAAAAAAAGATTCTCCTGCTTCTACTTGCTTGTTTTCTTATCGTTCTTCTCGGGTGTGCCGGTTTTATCTGGTCTTTACTCAGAGATCTTCCGTCAATTGAAGGGCTGAGGACGTATAAGCCAAGTGCCTCGACTCGCGTCTACGATGAGAACCGGGTTCAGATCGGTCACTTCGCGATTGAACGGCGCACTCCTGTCCCCTTGATCAAGATACCCAAGCATCTCTTTCAGGCGATTATTGCTGTCGAAGATAGCCGTTTCATGGAACATGGTGGTTTTGACTACTGGCGCTTCCTAAAAGCGACCCTTAACAACATTCGAACGCTTCACTTTAAGGAAGGGGGGAGCACAATAACCATGCAGCTGGCTCGATCTCTTTTCCTCTCTCCTGAAAAAAAAATTAAAAGAAAAATTAAAGAATTTTTTCTCGCGATGCAGATCGAATCGGTGCTTTCAAAAGATGAAATTCTTGAAACCTATCTGAATCAAATCTATCTGGGTAACGGTGCTTACGGTGTTCAGGCAGCATCTAAAGTCTACTTTGGAAAGGACGTCAGCGAATTGACACTCGCAGAATCAGCTTTTATAGCGGGTCTTCCGAAAGGACCCTCTGATCTTTCACCCTACCTTTATCCGGAGCGAGCCAAACAGAGACAGGGAGTTGTCTTGAAAAGAATGGTGGTATCGGGCTTCATTTCCGAGGAACAATCTCAGGAGGCTTTTAAACAGAATTTGACCTTCCAGAAGATCCAGAAAGAGGACGAGGTCTCCCCCTATTTCATGGAATATATCCGGCAATACCTGATGTCTAACTACGGCGAAGAGGCGGTTTATAAAGGGGGCCTCATTGTAAATACCCCGTTAAATAGTCAGATGCAGAGTTCAGCGACGCAGTCTATCAAAGAGGGACTCCGTGCCTTGGACAAACGGCAAGGATTTCGAGGACCGATCGGACAGGTCGAATCTGTTGAAAACATGAAGAAAAAGGAGGGCCCTCTGATTCAGGGGAATCCCTTTGGGAGAGATGAAATTTTTGAAGGGATTGTTATTTCGGTCGAGGATCAGTTTGCCCGGATTGAGGCTAAAGGAATATCGGGGAGAATCAAGCTTGAAGAAATGCTTTGGGCAAGAAAAGGCCTTCACGGGAAAGATCTTAGGAACGATGTCACCTATCTGGACAAAGCTTCTGCGAAACTGATCTTAAAAAAAGGGAACAAGATAAAACTCAGTCTAAAAAAATATGATCCCGCAACGGGAGAATATAATTTTAGTCTGGAGCAGGATCCTTTGGTCGAAGGAGCGCTGATCGCGCTTGATCCGGCCACCGGAGGAATTAAAGCGATGGTAGGGGGGTATGATTTTAAAAAAAGTGAATTTAACCGCACCGTATTGGCCAAAAGGCAACCCGGATCTGCTTTCAAACCGATCATTTATGCCGCCGCACTTGAAAAAGGGAAAAGTCCGTCTAATGTGGTGATTGATTCTCCAGTTATTTATACCGATTCGGAGTTAAACAAAACCTGGAAGCCGGAAAATTATGAAGGAAAATTTTACGGCCCGATCTCATTGCGGGAGGCTTTGGCTCATTCCCGAAATCTTGCTACAATCAAGTTGCTCGAAGAGATCGGCATACCGACAGCGATCGATTTTGCGAAAAAACTGGGAATGACCTCTTCGTTTCAACGAGACCTTTCACTCGCACTGGGAACCTCGAGCGTGGGAGTCCTGGAATTAACTTCTGCTTATAGCGTATATGCGGACCAGGGGATCTATAATGATCCTTATTCTATTGAATCGGTCATTGACTCTAACGGCAATCTCCTTGAGAAGCATGAGCTTCATCCTCGCGAGGCTGTCTCAAAAGAAGTCTCTTATATGATTACCAATATGCTTGAGGATGTTGTCCAAAAAGGGACGGGACAGAGAGCCCGTGAATTGGGTAGGCAGGTGGCCGGCAAGACGGGAACCACCAATGATTTTGGTGATGCCTGGTTTATCGGATATACCCCGAATATTGTTACAGGAGTCTGGGTTGGATTTGACGACCGGAGATCGTTGGGCGACAGGGAAGCGGGTGCATCGGCCGCATTGCCAATCTGGATCTCTTTTATGCGCCAGGCTCTGACAATTTTACCTGACCGTTCCTTTTCCATACCTGAAAAAATTGTCTACGCAAAGATCAATCCTCAGACCGGTCTCCAAAGTAGTGGCGACAATACGATTACGGAACCGTTCATTAAAGGCTTTGAACCTCCGCAGGAAGACGTTTCGAAGAAAGTTCCCTCCTATTCTGATTTCTACCAAATGGATAATTAA
- a CDS encoding ribonuclease Z, which produces MSSTQLYPRLVNQPFGDPGLYIDIKWEHRGILFDLGNNSPLSPTAVLKISDVFISHTHMDHFIGFDRFLRIVLSHPKTIRFYGPPGLIKNIQGKLAGYTWNLTGEYALNLEITELHPDKRIMTSLKASRHFEPESLQSLPFTEELLKEPLISVFAIALDHKIPSLAFSLNERFHINIIREELDKAGFAPGNWLRKLKEAIWGNLGAETLIEIPVKKGMGDEESSKTFQLKELSSLYTVTKGQKISYVVDTLYSSENEEKIIRLASGSTSFFCESPFLHRDVDQASARFHLTARQAGILARKAGVDSFQVFHFSPRYAGAEKEIYEEAMNSFKEKG; this is translated from the coding sequence ATGAGCAGCACCCAACTCTATCCCCGCCTGGTCAACCAGCCGTTTGGCGATCCTGGACTTTATATCGACATCAAGTGGGAACACCGGGGAATCCTTTTCGACCTGGGTAACAACAGTCCCCTTTCGCCCACAGCGGTATTGAAAATTTCTGATGTCTTTATTTCACATACCCATATGGACCACTTTATCGGATTCGACCGGTTCTTAAGAATCGTTTTGAGCCATCCCAAAACGATTCGGTTTTACGGTCCTCCCGGATTGATTAAAAACATCCAGGGAAAACTCGCCGGATATACCTGGAACCTGACCGGAGAGTACGCTTTAAATCTGGAAATCACAGAACTCCATCCGGACAAGAGAATCATGACATCCCTTAAGGCCTCCCGGCATTTCGAGCCCGAATCTCTCCAGTCACTTCCCTTTACGGAAGAGCTCCTGAAAGAACCGCTGATCTCCGTTTTTGCAATCGCATTGGACCATAAGATCCCCTCACTCGCTTTCAGTTTAAACGAACGGTTTCACATCAATATTATCAGGGAAGAGCTGGATAAAGCAGGCTTTGCACCTGGAAATTGGCTCAGGAAATTAAAAGAAGCGATCTGGGGAAACCTCGGGGCAGAGACCTTGATAGAAATTCCGGTGAAAAAGGGAATGGGAGATGAAGAATCCAGCAAAACTTTTCAGCTCAAAGAGCTTTCATCACTTTATACGGTGACAAAGGGACAAAAAATTTCATATGTCGTCGATACGCTTTATTCCAGCGAGAATGAAGAAAAGATTATCCGGTTAGCGTCGGGCTCTACCTCCTTTTTTTGTGAATCTCCTTTTCTGCATCGAGATGTCGATCAGGCCTCGGCTCGTTTTCACTTAACCGCGCGACAAGCCGGAATACTCGCTCGAAAAGCAGGTGTGGATTCCTTTCAGGTATTTCATTTTTCACCCCGATATGCCGGTGCTGAAAAAGAAATTTATGAAGAGGCCATGAACTCTTTCAAGGAAAAGGGATAA
- a CDS encoding winged helix-turn-helix transcriptional regulator, whose translation MEKDFQNEVYQLHADICQALSDPKRILILYELREGRRSVGQLAANLNLKQANLSQHLMVLREREMVKMERQGTAVYYSLVNLKVIEALDLLREVLAEKLYKTSMLANSLANSA comes from the coding sequence ATGGAAAAGGATTTTCAAAATGAAGTCTACCAGCTACACGCCGATATTTGCCAGGCGCTCTCCGATCCCAAGAGGATATTGATCCTGTATGAACTCAGAGAAGGACGCAGATCGGTAGGTCAACTCGCGGCAAACTTGAATTTGAAACAGGCTAATCTTTCCCAACACTTAATGGTCCTCAGAGAACGGGAAATGGTGAAAATGGAGAGACAGGGTACAGCCGTCTATTATTCATTGGTCAATTTAAAGGTCATTGAAGCTCTCGATCTATTGAGGGAAGTGTTGGCCGAAAAACTCTATAAAACAAGCATGTTGGCCAATTCCCTGGCAAACTCCGCCTGA
- a CDS encoding glutathione peroxidase, with protein sequence MTVYDFQAKSIDGREVSFLEYRGKVLLIVNVASECGFTPQYGGLEKLYDKYRVEGLIVLGFPCNQFGAQEPGKDSDIKNFCETSFGVKFPLFSKIEVNGQNAHPLYQFLVKAKPGILGTEAIKWNFTKFLIDRKGNVVKRFAPADKPEAIDEEIKSLLAV encoded by the coding sequence ATGACAGTCTATGATTTCCAGGCCAAATCGATTGACGGACGGGAGGTCTCGTTTTTGGAATATCGGGGAAAGGTTCTTCTTATTGTCAATGTGGCAAGCGAATGTGGTTTTACGCCTCAATATGGAGGGCTGGAAAAGTTATACGATAAATATAGGGTCGAGGGGCTTATCGTTCTCGGATTTCCCTGCAACCAGTTTGGTGCACAGGAACCGGGGAAAGATTCTGATATCAAGAATTTTTGTGAAACAAGTTTTGGAGTTAAGTTTCCGCTCTTTTCAAAAATTGAAGTCAATGGACAAAACGCCCACCCGCTCTATCAATTTTTAGTCAAAGCAAAGCCAGGCATACTGGGAACCGAAGCGATTAAATGGAATTTCACAAAGTTCCTGATTGATCGTAAAGGAAATGTTGTGAAACGATTTGCGCCTGCGGATAAGCCCGAGGCAATCGATGAGGAAATCAAGTCGCTTCTAGCCGTTTAA